A region of Chitinophaga horti DNA encodes the following proteins:
- a CDS encoding AAA family ATPase: MKYPQLADEVTMLKAAHITPVEHGVANLVNRVLTAAQVSELQAQVRKVHIDEKLIQYIAALVHETRLNASLYLGASPRASIAVMNCAKATAAINNRDFVTPDDIVTMLPHVLRHRIMLTPEREMEGISTDEVIAEILKSVEVPR, from the coding sequence GTGAAATACCCGCAGCTGGCCGATGAGGTAACGATGCTGAAAGCTGCACATATTACGCCTGTGGAACATGGCGTGGCCAACCTGGTAAATCGGGTGCTGACGGCTGCACAGGTAAGCGAACTGCAGGCACAGGTGCGTAAAGTACACATCGACGAAAAGCTGATCCAGTACATCGCAGCGCTGGTGCATGAAACGCGCCTGAACGCTTCGCTGTACCTCGGCGCTTCGCCGCGTGCATCTATTGCCGTGATGAATTGCGCTAAGGCCACCGCAGCCATCAACAACCGCGACTTCGTAACGCCGGACGACATCGTCACCATGCTGCCACACGTGCTGCGCCACCGTATTATGCTTACGCCTGAGCGTGAAATGGAAGGTATATCCACCGACGAAGTAATTGCAGAAATATTGAAATCCGTGGAAGTGCCACGCTAA